A stretch of the Cellulomonas sp. WB94 genome encodes the following:
- the nrdG gene encoding anaerobic ribonucleoside-triphosphate reductase activating protein, which yields MRSPSPGEWRSEKVSQGFVADYKPFMFVDGEGVRCSLYVSGCLFACEGCFNERAWSFRYGQPYTDELEERILADLAHESVQGLTLLGGEPFLNTGVCLRLVQRVREVFGTAKDIWCWTGYTFEQLAAETPDKVALLEHLDVLVDGPFELAERDLTLQFRGSRNQRVLDVPASLAAGAAVAWEHRADAVASYEQIERRALI from the coding sequence GTGCGCAGCCCGAGCCCGGGGGAGTGGCGGTCCGAGAAGGTCAGCCAGGGGTTCGTCGCCGACTACAAGCCGTTCATGTTTGTGGACGGCGAGGGCGTGCGATGCAGCCTGTACGTCAGCGGCTGCCTGTTTGCCTGCGAGGGCTGCTTCAACGAACGCGCCTGGAGCTTCCGCTACGGGCAGCCGTACACCGACGAGCTCGAGGAGAGGATCCTCGCGGACCTGGCCCACGAGTCAGTGCAGGGGCTGACGTTGCTGGGCGGCGAGCCGTTCCTCAACACCGGCGTGTGCCTGCGGCTGGTCCAGCGCGTGCGGGAGGTGTTCGGCACCGCGAAGGACATCTGGTGCTGGACCGGCTACACGTTCGAGCAGCTCGCGGCCGAGACGCCCGACAAGGTCGCCCTGCTGGAGCACCTGGACGTCCTGGTCGACGGACCGTTCGAGCTCGCTGAGCGCGACCTGACCCTGCAGTTCCGCGGCAGCCGCAACCAGCGGGTGCTCGACGTCCCCGCGTCGTTGGCCGCGGGCGCGGCCGTGGCGTGGGAGCACCGCGCGGATGCGGTCGCGAGCTACGAGCAGATCGAGCGCCGGGCACTCATCTAG